In the Quercus lobata isolate SW786 chromosome 5, ValleyOak3.0 Primary Assembly, whole genome shotgun sequence genome, one interval contains:
- the LOC115990194 gene encoding G-type lectin S-receptor-like serine/threonine-protein kinase CES101 → MASIARKFIFNFLCLLLFLGLSSSQQQNTLVQRQELKDGDELVSADGKFRLGFFNLTGNNSYLGIWYDGDSLTNVVWVANPNAPLFGNSVSLSIDDYGSLKISYSKLGPPISLNPGQEPSNCSAVLLDTGNFVLHELNSDGTVKRELWQSFDYPTDALLPGMKLGFNKKSGQTWSLKSWRSDVVPDVGAFTFGMNVDSIPGNEFNIMQHEDEYWTGGFSQDEGYQHKPINGFTLQDQRGSSYAFSKVRNENETYFNYSANKDIKTFPRLRIDYMGKLYVGERLLVQCSFPSLVSDDQGCVKKKLPKCRSHDITFAERSGYFVDTDGYEFHADDNLTHVDCEDKCLPICSCVAFEPSKEDGTGCKVWTTMPNFETALNAPKVYFLEYKGKTNSC, encoded by the coding sequence ATGGCAAGCATAGCACGAaaatttatcttcaattttttatgtCTGCTACTCTTCCTAGGTCTATCTTCTTCTCAGCAGCAAAACACATTAGTGCAACGACAAGAGCTCAAAGATGGAGATGAATTAGTTTCAGCTGATGGAAAGTTTAGATTAGGATTCTTCAACCTTACAGGTAACAATTCTTACTTAGGAATATGGTACGATGGTGACTCCCTCACGAATGTAGTGTGGGTTGCCAATCCAAATGCTCCTCTGTTTGGCAATTCTGTAAGTCTTAGTATTGATGACTATGGGAGTTTGAAAATTTCATACAGCAAACTGGGTCCTCCTATTTCACTAAATCCAGGCCAAGAACCCAGTAATTGTAGTGCCGTTCTACTTGATACTGGTAACTTTGTACTACATGAGCTGAATTCAGATGGAACTGTGAAGAGGGAATTGTGGCAAAGCTTTGACTATCCCACTGATGCACTTCTGCCAGGAATGAAACTGGGATTCAACAAAAAAAGTGGACAAACTTGGTCTCTAAAATCATGGAGAAGTGATGTGGTACCTGACGTAGGGGCCTTTACTTTTGGCATGAACGTGGACTCTATACCTGGAAATGAGTTCAACATCATGCAGCACGAGGACGAGTATTGGACAGGTGGGTTTTCGCAAGATGAGGGTTACCAGCACAAGCCAATAAATGGTTTCACTTTACAAGATCAAAGAGGTTCCTCTTACGCCTTTTCAAAGGTAAGGAATGAGAATGAAACATACTTCAACTATTCGGCAAATAAAGACATCAAAACGTTCCCACGGTTAAGGATAGATTACATGGGAAAGCTTTATGTAGGTGAAAGGTTGCTTGTTCAATGTAGTTTTCCTTCCCTTGTTTCAGATGATCAAGGATGTGTGAAGAAAAAGCTTCCGAAGTGCAGGAGCCATGATATTACATTTGCTGAACGTTCAGGTTACTTTGTGGATACCGATGGATACGAGTTTCATGCGGATGACAACCTGACCCATGTGGATTGTGAAGACAAATGCTTGCCAATTTGTTCTTGTGTTGCCTTTGAGCCTTCAAAGGAAGATGGCACCGGCTGTAAGGTTTGGACCACCATGCCAAATTTTGAAACGGCTTTGAATGCACCGAAAGTATACTTCCTCGAATACAAAGGTAAGACTAATTCATGCTGa